From the genome of Armatimonadota bacterium:
CAGCAGCATCTTCCATACCATGAGAACTGCCTTCCCCCATGTTCGAGTGATCCCTGGTGACGGCACCAACCTCTTCCTCCTGTCGGGCTCTGAGGAGATCCTGGCGCTTGACAGAGCACGGATAGTGGAGAGATTGACCCAGCGAGACATCAGGACAGATGTGATCATCCCATGGTACATCGAGCAGAAGTTGCACCGCGGATGGCAGGGCTGGTTCGCCGGCTTCATTGAGGGAAGTAGCCAGAGAATCAACTCCGACTTCAACCCAATAGGAGTGTTCTACAGCGTCTCGTATTGGAATGCGCTGTTTGCGCCTTCACTTCGGTGGCTCTTCGAGGAACTCGAGAGGGTGACCTTGAGGGCCATCGTCCTCTTGTTCGCGACTCTTGTCCTTCTCTACGTCCTGTTCCGGCCAAGGACCGCGCGACTCCTCCGCGCCGGCATAGCCCTGTGCATCTTCACGACCGGCTTTGCCGGGATGATATTCGGCCTCATGCTGATCTTCGCGTTCCAGTCAATCCACGGATATGTGTTCTCGTGGATCGGCCTGCTCGTGGCGTCCTTTATGGGCGGGGCGGCCTGCGGGGCAATGCTGATCGCGGCTGCCCTGGACCGGATGAAGAGCCCCTTTCGGCTCTTTGCGGGGATCGAACTGGCAATAATCGGCTTCTCCCTGGCATGCCCTTCCATGATCCTGGCCGCAAACGCGTATCTAGGCAGTCCGGAGGCGTTCTCCCTCCTCGCGCCGCTGTTCCTGGTTGTTTCGTTCGTCAGCGGACTCCTGGTTGGCTCCCAGTTTCCTCTGGCCAACAAGCTCCACCTGGGCAGCAGCGCAAGCATAACCAGAACGGCCGGCCTGCTCTATGCTTCTGACCTGTTGGGTGGGTGGCTTGGGGGGATCATAGGCGCTCTCGTGCTCCTGCCTGTGCTCGGCCTCGTTGGGACCTGCGTTACCGTGGGGCTGCTGAAACTGACAAGCTTCATTGTCATAACCGGCATGCCCAATCCGCAGTCGTGAGGAGGTGAAGAATGGACAGCCATCTCGTCAGGAGAATCACTCGACGGGACTCTCTCAGAATCACCGTCGCGCTATGTATGAGGATGGCGCTACCTGCAATCCTCCTCAGCTCCTGCAAGCGAGATACGTCTCGCACCCAGACAAAGCCGGCGACCGAGGCGCCCGGTCGTACAGGCCCTGGATTTGAACCCGGCTATCTCAGACTTCACAGAACAGGTGAACTACGAAAGCGAGCAGACAGGCTCTGGACGATCATGAAGAGCTGCCAGCTCTGCCCGAGGAGGTGCGGGGTCAACCGCCTCAATGGGGAGGTCGGGTTCTGCCGCGCGCCCGGCGCCACGCTTGTCGTTTCGGCGTCTCACCCCCACTTCGGCGAAGAGAGACCGCTCGTTGGGAATGGCGGCTCCGGAACGATCTTCATTACCCACTGCAACCTGCGGTGTGTGTTCTGCCAGAACTGGGAGATCAGCCAGCTGGGCCAGGGCTCCGAGACAGATACCGACAGAATGGCCCGGATGATAGTTTACCTTCAGGAGCTCGGCTGTCACAACATAAACATCGTCACCCCAACGCACTACTCCGCGCACCTCCTCAGGGCCCTCGACACAGCCGCGGGGGAGGGGCTGCGGCTGCCGATTGTGTACAACACCAGCGGTTGGGAGCGCCTTGAGATACTCAAGCTCCTCGATGGAGTCGTGGATATCTACCTGCCCGATTTCAAGTACTGGGACAGTCGCATGTCGGCCAAGTACTCGTCCGGGGCAGAGAGTTATCCCGAAGTGACAAAGGCGGCGATCCTCGAGATGCACCGCCAGGTCGGCGTGGCGAGACCTCCAGCAGACGGCATTCTGCAGAGGGGGCTGATCATCCGGCATCTGGTCATGCCGAACAACATAGGCGGCTCAGAGGAAGTCATGGAGTGGATAGCGGAGAACCTGCCCAAGGACACCTACGTCAACATCATGGCGCAGTATACCCCCCTCTACAAAGCATATGACTACCCCGAGATATCAAGGAGAGTGACAAGCGAGGAGTACAACAAGGTCGTACAGAGAGCAAAGGATGTGGGGCTTACGAATCTCGACGTTCAGGGATACTGGTGGATGCCGAAGTGACCGCGGCGTTCGCCTGCGGCGCTGGCAGAGGTGCCGATGGTCGAAAGCCCTTGCTGGGAGGGAGTTTCTGGCGCGCGAGGGAGTTACTGGCGCGCCCGGAGGGACTTGAACCCCCGACCTACGGCTCCGGAGGCCGCCGCTCTATCCACTGTCTGAAACCCGCTCCCAGCAAGGATTCCGGCGGGGTGAACCACGGCTTTCTTATCGGCCTGCTCCACCTTCTCCACCTCCCCGATGGTGTCCGGAGTGGGGGCACCCCCCCGCGCCCCGGCGCGCGATTCATGCCGCCTGTCTTTCCACAAACTCCCCACGAGGCTTGCCCTCGGTCATCTTGCCTCCGGTCATCTTGCCTGCGGCCGCTTCGGGTTCCTGCGGCGTCGTGCTCGGTGCCGGGCTGCGCTGCCTTCCTGGCGGTGGGGCGCGCAGTATCTCTGCAA
Proteins encoded in this window:
- a CDS encoding radical SAM protein — translated: MRMALPAILLSSCKRDTSRTQTKPATEAPGRTGPGFEPGYLRLHRTGELRKRADRLWTIMKSCQLCPRRCGVNRLNGEVGFCRAPGATLVVSASHPHFGEERPLVGNGGSGTIFITHCNLRCVFCQNWEISQLGQGSETDTDRMARMIVYLQELGCHNINIVTPTHYSAHLLRALDTAAGEGLRLPIVYNTSGWERLEILKLLDGVVDIYLPDFKYWDSRMSAKYSSGAESYPEVTKAAILEMHRQVGVARPPADGILQRGLIIRHLVMPNNIGGSEEVMEWIAENLPKDTYVNIMAQYTPLYKAYDYPEISRRVTSEEYNKVVQRAKDVGLTNLDVQGYWWMPK